The Kiloniellales bacterium genome has a window encoding:
- the cobW gene encoding cobalamin biosynthesis protein CobW, with translation MPRHSKIPATVITGFLGAGKTSMIRHLLQTAGGKRLALIINEFGDLGVDGEIVKGCGIAGCADEDVMELANGCICCTVAEDFLPTMEKILARPEPPDHIVIETSGLALPKPLIKAFNWPDVRNRVTVDGVIAVVDAPAVAAGRFAADPEALEAQREADEALDHESPLEELFEEQLGSADLVVLNKTDLLPEGAVGAVEGEVTAQLRPEVKLLPARHGGIEAGVLLGLGAAAEDDLDSRPSHHDDGEDHDHDDFASFALELGELADPAALLARLEDLVAEHDIFRVKGFAAVAGKGMRLVVQGVGGRFQSYYDRDWAPAEPRATRLVFIGRADLDRAGIAAALGA, from the coding sequence ATGCCCCGACACAGCAAGATCCCCGCGACCGTGATTACCGGCTTCCTCGGCGCCGGCAAGACCAGCATGATCCGCCACCTGCTGCAGACGGCAGGCGGCAAGCGCCTGGCCCTGATCATCAACGAGTTCGGCGACCTCGGCGTCGACGGCGAGATCGTCAAGGGCTGCGGGATCGCCGGCTGCGCGGACGAGGACGTGATGGAGCTGGCCAACGGCTGCATCTGCTGCACCGTGGCCGAGGACTTCCTGCCGACCATGGAGAAGATCCTGGCGCGGCCGGAGCCGCCCGACCACATCGTCATCGAGACCTCGGGCCTGGCCCTGCCCAAGCCCCTGATCAAGGCCTTCAACTGGCCCGACGTGCGCAACCGGGTGACGGTCGACGGGGTGATCGCCGTGGTCGACGCCCCGGCCGTCGCCGCCGGCCGCTTCGCCGCCGATCCGGAAGCCCTGGAGGCCCAGCGCGAAGCGGACGAGGCCCTGGACCACGAGAGCCCCCTGGAGGAGCTCTTCGAGGAGCAGCTCGGCTCGGCCGACCTCGTGGTGCTGAACAAGACCGACCTCCTGCCGGAAGGCGCCGTGGGTGCCGTCGAGGGCGAGGTGACGGCGCAGCTGCGCCCGGAGGTGAAGCTCCTGCCGGCCCGCCACGGCGGCATCGAGGCCGGCGTCCTGCTGGGCCTCGGCGCGGCGGCCGAGGACGACCTCGACTCCCGGCCCTCGCACCACGACGACGGCGAGGACCACGACCACGACGACTTCGCCAGCTTCGCCCTGGAGCTGGGCGAGCTCGCCGACCCCGCCGCCCTCCTGGCCCGCCTCGAGGACCTGGTCGCCGAGCACGACATCTTCCGGGTCAAGGGCTTCGCGGCCGTCGCCGGCAAGGGCATGCGCCTGGTCGTGCAGGGCGTCGGCGGCCGCTTCCAGAGCTACTACGACCGCGACTGGGCGCCGGCCGAGCCCCGCGCCACCCGCCTGGTCTTCATCGGCCGCGCCGACCTCGACCGGGCCGGCATCGCCGCGGCGCTGGGGGCGTGA
- the cobN gene encoding cobaltochelatase subunit CobN has translation MHLLQAQPGVIADGSEPVDLGQSPGEIVVLSAADTELAGLSTARAGFGDGFPSLRLANLMQLAHNFSVDLYVEKVIAGAKLVVVRLLGGVGYWPYGVEQIEAACREAGIPLALLPGDDQPDAELARRSTLSAEACHRLWQYGVQGGPDNARDFLAYAASLLGRDLDWQEPRPLPRAGVYRPPALSADPLALAGTQPVAAIVFYRALLQAGTTAPVDALAEALLAEGVSPLPIYCASLKEPVSAEIVARLLAEAGAGLVLNATGFAVGRPGKELGETPFDGVDGPVLQVVFSGGNLEAWRAGSQGLSARDIAMNVALPEVDGRILSRAVSFKAEARYDPLTETSVVTYAQVPDRIAFVAELAANWLKLRGTPPAERRLALVLANYPNRDGRIGNGVGLDSPAGTIEVLHALAGAGYAVEDIPPDGNALVAALQAGPTNAGIAGRTVREELSRPDYELFFGRLPPDLQEAVVARWGPPERDPFYLRRELDCGGFAIPVLRLGRVVVGLQPARGYNIDPAATYHDPDLVPPHGYFAFYAWLRETAGVHAIVHLGKHGNLEWLPGKALALSESCHPEAALGPLPHLYPFIVNDPGEGSQAKRRAQAVILDHLTPPLTRAESYGPLAELERLVDEYYEAAGVDPRRLELLSREILELSQRIGLDLDCGIAPEDDEAAALGKLDNHLCELKELQIRDGLHVFGVSPRDGQLTDLLVALTRLPRGDGRGGGASLIRALAADLGLGDFDPLDCELGAAWAGRKPTALQADGAWRSNGDTVERLEALAQALVAGRSKPGATWQSTAAVLETIAQDLRPRVEACGPAEIESLLAGLDGRFVAPGPSGAPTRGRPDVLPTGRNFYSVDTRTVPTPAAWQLGWASAARLLERHRQEQGEWPRALALSAWGTANMRTGGDDIAQALALLGVKPQWEQASGRVVGFEVLPLSVLGRPRVDVTFRISGFFRDAFPAQVDLLDSAIRAVAALDEPEAENPLAARVGRDAAALRGQGEDQDTAERRAACRVFGAKPGAYGAGLQALIDERGWRDEADLARAYVAWGGYAYGDGAAGRAEHALFERRLAGVEAVVHNQDNREHDLLDSDDYYQFEGGLAVSVRHLSGAAPVVYHNDHSRPESPKVRRLEEEIARVVRARVVNPKWIRGVMRHGYKGAFEMAATVDYLFAFAATARAVGDHHFDAVYEAYLEDDDVRDFLEANNAAALGDIAARLIEAQERGLWRPKSNSARGHLETLAADNGVHPHPNPPPPGVRGPEPGVGAATPSPLMGEGGVGVAHRPRRTERDP, from the coding sequence ATGCACCTCCTGCAGGCCCAGCCCGGCGTCATCGCGGACGGCTCCGAGCCGGTCGACCTGGGCCAGAGCCCCGGCGAGATCGTCGTGCTCTCCGCCGCCGACACCGAGCTGGCCGGCCTCTCGACGGCCCGGGCCGGCTTCGGCGACGGCTTCCCCAGCCTGCGCCTGGCCAACCTCATGCAGCTCGCGCACAACTTCTCGGTCGACCTCTACGTCGAGAAGGTGATCGCAGGGGCGAAGCTCGTGGTCGTCCGCCTGCTCGGCGGGGTCGGCTACTGGCCCTACGGGGTCGAGCAGATCGAGGCGGCCTGCCGCGAGGCCGGGATCCCCCTGGCCCTGCTGCCCGGCGACGACCAGCCCGACGCCGAGCTCGCCCGCCGCTCCACCCTGTCGGCCGAGGCCTGCCACCGGCTCTGGCAGTACGGCGTGCAGGGCGGCCCGGACAACGCCCGTGACTTCCTGGCCTACGCCGCGAGCCTGCTCGGCCGCGACCTCGACTGGCAGGAACCGCGGCCACTGCCGCGCGCTGGGGTCTACCGCCCGCCGGCCCTCTCCGCCGATCCGCTGGCCCTGGCCGGCACGCAACCGGTCGCCGCCATCGTCTTCTATCGCGCCCTGCTGCAGGCCGGGACCACGGCACCGGTCGACGCCTTGGCCGAGGCGCTGCTGGCTGAAGGGGTCAGCCCCCTGCCGATCTACTGCGCCAGCCTCAAGGAGCCGGTCTCGGCCGAGATCGTCGCCCGGCTCCTGGCCGAGGCCGGCGCCGGCCTGGTACTCAACGCCACCGGCTTCGCCGTCGGCCGGCCGGGCAAGGAGCTGGGCGAAACGCCCTTCGACGGCGTCGACGGCCCGGTGCTGCAGGTGGTCTTCTCCGGCGGCAACTTGGAGGCCTGGCGCGCCGGCAGCCAGGGTCTCTCGGCCCGCGACATCGCCATGAACGTCGCCCTGCCCGAGGTCGACGGCCGCATCCTCTCGCGCGCCGTCTCCTTCAAGGCCGAGGCGCGCTACGACCCCCTGACCGAGACCTCGGTCGTCACCTACGCCCAGGTCCCCGACCGGATCGCCTTCGTCGCCGAGCTGGCGGCGAACTGGCTGAAGCTGCGCGGAACGCCGCCGGCCGAACGCCGCCTCGCCCTGGTCTTGGCGAACTACCCCAACCGCGACGGCCGCATCGGCAACGGCGTCGGCCTCGACAGCCCCGCCGGCACGATCGAGGTGCTGCATGCGCTCGCCGGGGCCGGCTATGCGGTGGAGGACATCCCGCCCGACGGCAATGCACTGGTCGCGGCGCTCCAGGCCGGCCCGACCAACGCCGGCATCGCCGGTCGCACCGTGAGGGAGGAGCTGTCGCGTCCGGACTACGAGCTCTTCTTCGGCCGCCTGCCGCCCGACCTCCAGGAAGCGGTGGTGGCGCGCTGGGGCCCGCCGGAGCGCGATCCCTTCTACCTCCGGCGCGAGCTGGATTGCGGCGGATTCGCGATTCCGGTCCTGCGCCTGGGCCGGGTCGTCGTCGGCCTGCAGCCGGCGCGCGGCTACAACATCGATCCGGCCGCGACCTACCACGACCCGGACCTTGTGCCGCCGCACGGCTACTTCGCCTTCTACGCCTGGCTGCGCGAGACGGCCGGCGTCCATGCCATCGTCCACCTGGGCAAGCACGGCAACCTGGAATGGCTGCCGGGCAAGGCCCTGGCGCTATCAGAAAGCTGCCATCCCGAGGCCGCGCTCGGGCCGCTGCCGCACCTCTATCCCTTCATCGTCAACGATCCGGGGGAGGGCAGCCAGGCCAAGCGCCGCGCCCAGGCGGTCATCCTCGACCACCTGACGCCGCCCCTGACCCGGGCCGAGAGCTACGGCCCCCTGGCGGAGCTGGAGCGTTTGGTCGACGAGTACTACGAGGCCGCCGGCGTCGATCCCCGGCGCCTCGAGCTGCTGAGCCGCGAGATCCTGGAGCTCAGCCAGCGCATCGGTCTCGACCTGGACTGCGGCATCGCGCCGGAGGACGACGAGGCGGCAGCGCTCGGCAAGCTCGACAACCACCTCTGCGAGCTGAAGGAGCTGCAGATCCGCGACGGCCTCCACGTCTTCGGCGTCTCGCCCCGCGACGGACAGCTCACCGATCTGCTGGTCGCCCTGACCCGCCTGCCGCGCGGCGACGGCCGAGGCGGCGGTGCCTCCCTGATCCGCGCGCTGGCCGCGGACCTCGGTTTGGGCGACTTCGATCCTCTCGACTGCGAGCTCGGCGCGGCCTGGGCCGGACGGAAGCCGACCGCCTTGCAGGCCGACGGCGCCTGGCGGAGCAACGGCGACACCGTCGAACGCCTGGAAGCACTCGCCCAGGCGCTGGTCGCCGGGCGGTCCAAGCCCGGCGCGACCTGGCAAAGCACGGCCGCCGTGCTCGAGACCATCGCGCAAGACCTGCGCCCCCGCGTCGAAGCCTGCGGCCCGGCCGAGATCGAGAGCCTGCTGGCCGGCCTCGACGGCCGCTTCGTCGCGCCCGGACCCTCGGGCGCGCCGACCCGCGGCCGGCCCGACGTCTTGCCGACCGGGCGCAACTTCTATTCGGTCGACACCCGCACCGTGCCGACCCCGGCGGCCTGGCAGCTCGGCTGGGCCTCGGCCGCTCGCCTGCTCGAGCGCCACCGCCAGGAGCAGGGCGAATGGCCGCGCGCCCTGGCGCTCTCCGCCTGGGGCACCGCCAACATGCGCACCGGCGGCGACGACATCGCCCAGGCCCTGGCCCTGCTCGGCGTGAAGCCGCAGTGGGAGCAGGCCTCAGGCCGGGTCGTCGGCTTCGAGGTGCTGCCCTTGTCAGTCCTCGGGCGGCCGCGGGTCGACGTGACCTTCCGTATCTCGGGCTTTTTCCGCGACGCCTTCCCGGCCCAGGTCGACCTGCTCGACTCGGCGATCCGCGCCGTCGCTGCGCTGGACGAACCGGAAGCCGAGAACCCCTTGGCCGCCCGGGTGGGGCGCGACGCCGCCGCGCTGCGCGGTCAGGGCGAGGATCAAGACACGGCCGAGCGCCGTGCCGCCTGCCGCGTCTTCGGCGCCAAGCCCGGGGCCTACGGCGCCGGCCTGCAGGCGCTGATCGACGAGCGCGGCTGGCGCGACGAGGCCGACCTGGCCCGGGCCTACGTCGCCTGGGGCGGCTACGCCTACGGCGACGGCGCGGCCGGACGGGCCGAGCACGCGCTCTTCGAGCGCCGCCTGGCCGGGGTCGAGGCCGTGGTCCACAATCAGGACAACCGCGAGCACGACCTGCTCGATTCCGACGACTACTACCAGTTCGAGGGCGGCCTGGCGGTCTCGGTGCGGCATTTGAGCGGCGCCGCACCCGTGGTCTATCACAACGACCACTCGCGCCCCGAAAGCCCGAAGGTGCGCCGCCTGGAGGAGGAGATCGCCCGCGTCGTCCGCGCCCGCGTGGTCAACCCGAAGTGGATCCGCGGGGTCATGCGCCACGGCTACAAGGGCGCCTTCGAGATGGCCGCGACCGTCGACTACCTCTTCGCCTTCGCGGCCACGGCACGGGCGGTCGGCGACCACCACTTCGACGCGGTCTATGAGGCCTATCTCGAAGACGACGACGTCCGGGATTTCCTGGAAGCGAACAACGCGGCGGCCCTCGGCGACATTGCGGCGCGCCTCATCGAGGCCCAGGAGCGGGGCCTCTGGCGCCCGAAGTCGAACTCGGCGCGCGGACACTTGGAGACTTTGGCGGCGGACAATGGAGTGCACCCCCATCCTAACCCTCCCCCACCAGGGGTGAGGGGACCAGAGCCAGGCGTCGGCGCCGCCACTCCCTCCCCCTTGATGGGGGAGGGTGGGGTGGGGGTGGCACACCGGCCGAGAAGAACGGAACGCGACCCATGA
- the cobO gene encoding cob(I)yrinic acid a,c-diamide adenosyltransferase: MTDDLTEDEINARANEKARKRKAARDRMLADKTVEKGLLIVHTGKGKGKSTAAFGLVFRALGNGMRVGIVQFVKGKWETGERHALERFADQVEVHTMGEGFSWDTQDRARDIRAAQAAWAKSQELIEACRGPEPKFDLLLFDEINIPLRYDHLPLDEVVAVLKARPPGLHVVVTGRNAKPELIEAADLVTEMTQVKHPFREQNVRAQRGIEF, encoded by the coding sequence ATGACCGACGACCTGACCGAAGACGAGATCAACGCCCGGGCCAACGAGAAGGCGCGCAAGCGCAAGGCGGCGCGGGACAGGATGCTGGCCGACAAGACCGTCGAGAAGGGCCTGCTGATCGTCCACACCGGCAAGGGCAAGGGCAAGTCGACGGCGGCCTTCGGCCTGGTCTTCCGGGCCCTGGGCAATGGGATGCGGGTCGGCATCGTCCAGTTCGTCAAGGGCAAGTGGGAGACCGGCGAGCGCCACGCCCTGGAGCGCTTCGCCGACCAGGTCGAGGTCCACACCATGGGAGAAGGCTTCTCCTGGGACACCCAGGACCGGGCCCGCGACATCCGCGCTGCCCAGGCGGCCTGGGCCAAGTCGCAGGAGCTGATCGAGGCCTGCCGTGGGCCCGAGCCCAAATTCGATCTTCTCCTTTTCGACGAGATCAACATCCCGCTGCGCTACGACCACCTGCCGCTGGACGAGGTGGTCGCGGTGCTGAAGGCCAGGCCGCCGGGGCTCCACGTCGTGGTCACCGGCCGCAACGCCAAGCCCGAGCTGATCGAGGCCGCCGACCTGGTGACCGAGATGACCCAGGTCAAGCACCCCTTCCGCGAGCAGAACGTCAGGGCCCAGAGGGGCATCGAGTTTTGA